The genomic segment AAGCTTGACCGGAAGCGGTTCCGCACCGGGCGGAAGCTGGGCAAGGGGCGATTCGGGCAGGTGTTCTTGGCTGAGGATCGCGTGAGCGGCGTGACCCTGGCGATAAAGGAAATCAGCAAGAAGACCCTTCTGGAGAGTGAGATGgtcagcagctgcagcaggaaATCAAGATCCAGGCCTTCGCCCGACACCCCAACATCATCCGCCTGTACGGGTTCTTTGCCGACGAGCAGAACGTCTACATGTTGCTCGAACTGGCAGAAGGCAACGTCTTCCGGGAGCTGCGGGCGGAAAAGAGGTTCAGTGAGGGCAAGGCGGCCTTCTACCTACGGCAGATGATCGAGGCCCTGATCTACCTGCACGGTGAAGGCGTGATCCACCGTGACATCAAGCCCGAAAACATCCTGCGCTGTAACGGCACCATCAAGCTCTCGGACTTCGGTTGGTCGGTCTACTCGCCTGAGCGGGATCGCAAGACCTTCTGCGGGACTCTGGACTACGTCTCGCCTGATATCGTGCTGGGCAATCACTACGACCACCGTGTCGACGTCTGGAGCGTGGGCGTCCTTTGCTACGAGCTTACTACAGGCCGCGCCCCTTTCTAGTCCAAGTAATCTCAGGAGGAGGTCTACGAAAACATCCTCCAGGCGACCTGCAGATTTCCGGAGCACCTCTCCGCCGGGGCCCGCGAGCTGATTTCAGGACTACTACACAAAGACGCGGAGAGGCGAACCACGCtgcagcaagctctgcagagtCGCTGGGTGCAAGAAGGCAGCAGGCACGGCTTCAGCCTGGACCGCGAGCTGTACGGGCAAGCAACCCCGGTGCTGCAGTGATTTAGTATGCAAGATGCGGGTCATCGCCTAGAGAGCAGCCGGAGGATGTAGAGGAACATGTTGACGATGTCGATGTAGAGGATGAGGGCGGCCAGGATGTAGTCGTCGACAGTGATGCCCCACTTGCCGGCCTGCAGGATCAGCGCGGTGTCGATCACCAGGTACACTCCGAACACGATCACCCCCAGCGCGCAGTACAGCGTGTCCAGGAAGGCCACGTCCACGAATAGGTTCACCAGTCCCAGCGCCAGCAGTCCCAGCGTCACCACGAACATCAGGTAGTACGCGTAGGAAAACTGCCGGCGAGTCAGGTTCAGGAAAGTGGCCAGGAAGGTCAGCCCCGCCACCAGGGTGAAAGTCATCCCCGCCGCCAGCAACACGATCCGTCCCCCGTCCTCCCGCGACTCCATCACCATCGCGCAGACAGTCGAGACCAGGTAGCCTTCGCAGGCAGTGAACACTCCCAGCAACACGTAATTGGTAGGCACTCTGCGGGCCAGGTTGCCGCAGCAAACCAAGGCGATTTGCACCCCGATCGCACATATGATGCAAAGGATGTACAGCCAGGAGTTATCCAGCTGGAAGGCTCGCATCGCCGGGCTCATCATACTAGCGGCGGTCATCACCACGGTGAGGCCGAGTTGCGCTGGTCAGCGAGGCACCCGAGAGGATGGAATAGACCTTGGCGATGAACCCGTTGACCCGGCCCAGCGGGTCGTCATCGAGGTCTGGCTTGTCGAGCTGGTCGTAGTGTTAATCTTCAGACAACATTATATCTGACGATGGACCTACCGCCCGACACCCCGACCCGATCGCTCAAAAAAATAGGCAGCAATCACAGGGGCTTTGAGACCGAAGAGCTGCCTCATCCCTTTACCAGCTACGGGGCCTTTATGACTAGCGAGATCGAGGGGGCTGAGGAAAGGCTAGTGGCGCAGCGCGGCAAGTTCCGGGAAATCTTCACCAAGGTGAGCGCCTACCTGCACGGGAGGGGAGTGACCGCGGCCGAGGTCGAACAGTTCATGGCCGCCTGCAGACGATGATTGCATATAATGAGTTACTTTAACATCGAAGGAGTGTCTGGATTCGTGGGCAGCAACGAGGGCATGGGCACGCAGCGGACTCCCTACAACCTGCAGCTGACCGCCCCCTCTGCCCACACCTCCAACCACTTCCTGAACATCCACATCATGAAGGCCGAAATGCCCATCGACATCCTGCACATGTTCAGGCTCAGCGAAATCCCAGCTCTCAAGGCCATGCCCAGATCCCGCGCTCGAAAGCCAGAGCCCATGCTCGCCCAGCACCCCAACCTCCAGGATCTCTTCGAGGACTTCGAGCCGGTCGAGGCCTTCGGGGTCACGACCCGCGAGCGCAAGTAGCGCGAAGTCATGGAGAAGGAGGTGCTACACCGGCAGGAGCTGGAGTAGCGTCTCAAGGACTGGATGCCCTTCAGCGAGTAAATAAACTCAGACCCTACAAGACGCTGTTCGTGGGAAGGCTGCACGAAAAGACCGGGGAGCGGCAGCTGAAGGCGGAGTTCGACATTTTCGGGCCGATCA from the Hippocampus zosterae strain Florida unplaced genomic scaffold, ASM2543408v3 HiC_scaffold_163, whole genome shotgun sequence genome contains:
- the LOC127594487 gene encoding uncharacterized protein LOC127594487; translated protein: MDLVDRRLAELGLKHDPARDATRDKSRGKATSQDRSNRVEQYLEEIKRMREQQLPRGPCDKLDRKRFRTGRKLGKGRFGQVFLAEDRVSGVTLAIKEISKKTLLESEMNVYMLLELAEGNVFRELRAEKRFSEGKAAFYLRQMIEALIYLHGEGVIHRDIKPENILRCNGTIKLSDFGWSVYSPERDRKTFCGTLDYVSPDIVLGNHYDHRVDVWSEEVYENILQATCRFPEHLSAGARELISGLLHKDAERRTTLQQALQSRWVQEGSRHGFSLDRELYGQATPVLQ